Within the Enterobacter roggenkampii genome, the region AAACGACCCGACCAACCTTGGCCGCGCGCTGTTGCTGCTGCAAAAAGAGAAGCTCATCACCCTGAAGCCAGATACCGGGCTGCTGCCGACGGCGCTGGATATTACCGCCAACCCTAAGCAGCTGAAAATCATGGAGCTCGAAGGGGCGCAGCTGCCGCGCGTGCTGGACGACCCGAAAGTGGATGTCGCCATCATCAGCACCACCTATATCCAGCAAACCGGGCTGTCGCCGGTGCATGACAGCGTCTTTATCGAAGACAAAAATTCGCCGTACGTGAACATCGTGGTGACGCGCGAAGACAACAAAGACGCGGAGAACGTGAAGGAATTTATCCAGTCGTATCAGTCGCCTGAAGTGGCGAAAGCGGCGGAGACGATCTTTAATGGCGGGGCGGTGCCGGGCTGGTAAAAGTACCCGCATAAAGCACGGTGACGTAAATTGGCCCGATTTCATCGGTAATCGCTCTTTAACCCACAGCGTGCCGCGCGACGGCTGGCTATCCTCCTTATCACACCAATCGGAGGATAGCCCATGAACATCACCCACATTCGCAACGCCACCCAGCTGATTACCTACGCCGGAAAACGTTTTTTAATCGACCCTATGCTGGCTCCGCAGGGCGCTTATCCGGGCTTCCCCGGCACGGCCCATGCCGAACGCCGTAACCCGACGGTCGAACTCCCCGTAGACGTCAACACGCTGCTGGACGCCGATGCGGTGATCGTCACCCATACCCATGACGATCACTGGGATCGCGCCGCGGCGGAGCTGATCGCCAAAGATAAACCGATCTACGTGCAAAACGAGCGTGATGCCGCGCTGCTGCGCAGCCAGGGGTTTAGCAACCTGACGGTCATGACTGACGCAACCACCTTTGGTGATATCCGGATAGCGAAAACCCACGGCGGTCAGCACGGTACCGATCGCGCATACGCCGTGCCCGAACTGGCGGAGCGGCTGGGCGAGGCCTGTGGCGTGGTGCTGCGTCATCCTGATGAGAAGACGCTCTACCTTGCCGGGGATACCGTCTGGCGTGACGAGGTGGCGGCCGATCTGCAAAAGCACCAGCCGGACGTGGTGGTGCTGAACGCTGGCTATGCCCACGTCATTGGTTTTGGGCCCATTATTATGGGGCAGGAAGATGTGCTTAACGTTCATTTCCTGCTGCCGCAGGCCAACATTGTGGCGAGCCATATGGAGGCCATTAACCACTGCCTGTTGACCCGCAGCGCGCTGCGTGAGTACGTAGAAGCCAACCAGGTGAGTGACGCGGTGAGTATTCCTGAGGATGGCGAAACCGTTATATTCTGAGTGTCTAAAGGGGAAAGGAGAGACAAATGTCGCTAGTCAACGTCGCGATTGTCGCAGTAGACGGGTTCAGCCCGTTCCACTACTCCGTTCCCTGCATTCTGTTTGGCGACTCGGTCTCCGGAGAAAAGCGCTTTAACGTGACGATCTGCGCCGAAACGCCAGGGTTCCTCACCTCAAAAGACGGATTTGCCCTCAACGCCACGCAGGATTTTACCGCCATTGGGCAGGCCGATATTGTTGTCGTTCCCTACTGGCAGCACGTTCTTGAACGCCCGCCCCAGACGCTGCTCGACAGCCTGGTACAGGCGAGGGACCACGGTGCGGAAATCGTCGGGCTGTGTCTGGGGGCGTTTGTGCTGGCCTGGGCGGGGATCCTCGACGGCAAACGCGCGGCCACCCACTGGGAGTTCGAACGTCAATTTCAGTCGCTCTTCCCGAACGTTCAGCTGGATATTAATGCCCTTTACGTGGATGACGGCAATATCATTACCTCTGCCGGGACTGCCGCCGCGCTGGACTGCTGCCTGTATATCATTCGCCAGCGCTTTGGCAGCGTGGTTGCTAACCAGATTGCCCGCCGGATGATTGTTCCGCCCCACCGCGAGGGCGGGCAGGCGCAGTTCATCGCCCAGCCGGTGCCTAAAGATACCCGCGACGGACGCATTAACTGCCTGATCGACTACCTGCAGCAGCACATCACCGAACAACATAGTCTGGACTCGCTGGCTGAGGTGGTCTCGATGAGCCGCCGCACCCTGACCCGTCACTTTGTGAACGCTACAGGGATGAGCGTCGCCGACTGGCTGACCGCCGAACGCCTGCGGCGCAGCCAAATCCTGCTGGAAGCCGGAAATATGCCGATTGAACGCGTGGCTGAGCTGGTGGGATTTAATTCCGCCGTCACCTGGCGACAGCAGTTTAAGGCGCGTTTTGGGGTGAGTCCGGCGGAGTGGCGAAAGACGTTTCGGCTTCATGCCTAGTGTATTACGGCTAACTCAAGATTTAAGGGTGAGTTAAATCCTTTCTTATTTTCTCTTAATATCCTTCTCACTCTTCTGAAATAACTATTAATTTTAGGAGCCTTAATTCAAATTAGATATACTCGCTTTAAGAAAACTCTTATATTACAAAAATAATCATTGCGGACATGTTTGTGGCATGGATGAATAGCGCCGAAATAAAAATTAGAATAATTTCATTAGTAAATTATGCTGTTGCTATCTTATTGTTTTCGCTTTTTTCAGCGAGGGTGAGTGCTGCACCTTTATCGCCAGCCGATCGCGATTCCATTCAACAGCAACAGCAGCAGCTTTTATTACAGAACCAGCAACAGCGTGAGGAGCTGGAGCGCAGTATTCCTCGCCCTGCGCCTGCCAGACCGCTGCCTGTTACCGGCTCCGGGCCCTGTTTCACTATTCATACCATTACCCTTTCCGGTGCGACCTTAATCTCCCCGAAAAACCGGCAGACCCTTGTCGCGCCGTGGCAGGGCCGCTGTCTGGATATGGCGAAAATAACGGAACTTCTTGCCCATATTTCTGACTGGTATATCAGCCGGGGATATATCACCAGCCGCGCTTTTCTTACCGAGCAGGATCTCTCCGGCGGTCAGCTGAATATTGTTGTGCTGGAAGGCAGACTGGAAGCGATCCGTCTGGAAGGCGAAACGCCGCGCATGCTAAAAATGGCGTTTCCGGGACGGGTGGGCGGCATCCTTAATTTACGCGACATCGAACAGGGCATGGAGCAAATTAACCGTTTGCGTACCGACCCGGTTCAGATTGAAATTCTTCCGGGAACGCAGGCCGGATATTCCATCGTTAATCTTACGGCAAAGCCGGAATTTCCCTTAAGTGCATCGGTAAGCCTGGATAATAGCGGGCAGAAGAGTACCGGCGAAGATCAGCTGAGCGGCGTGCTCACCGCCAATAATATGCTGGGGCTGGCGGATAAATGGTTTGTCAGCGGCGGGCGCAGCAGCGATTTTGCCAGCGCGTACGATGCGCAGAATTTCCAGGCGGGCGTCAGCGTGCCGTTTGGCTACGGATTACTGGACTACAGCTACGCCTGGAGTAACTACCGGACCACCATCAGTAACCAGGGATTCAACTGGCTCTCCACGGGCGATACCAAAACCCACCGCCTTAACGCGTCCTGGGTGGTCTTCCGCAACGGGGAGGTGAAAACCGGCATTGCGGCAGGCGTGGTTCAGCGATCCAGCCGCAACTGGCTCAACGACGCGCCGCTTCAGAGCAGCACGCGCAACCTCTCCAGCCTGATTCTGGGCATTACGCACACGCAAAAAATGCTGGGCGGCGTGGCGACCTTCAACCCGACCTGGAGCCACGGCATGCCGTGGTTCAATGCCGAAACCGACGAAGATAAGTCCGGGGATATGCCGCGCGCGGAATTCCGTAAATGGAGCCTGAACGCCAGCTTCCAGCGTCCGATAGCCCGTAACGCCTGGTGGCTGACCAGCGCCTACGGCCAGTGGTCGCCCGACCGGCTGTACGGCTCCGAGCGCCTGACGCTCGGCGGCGAAAGCTCCGTGCGCGGTTTTAAAGAGCAGTACCTGTCCGGGGACAACGGCGGCTACTGGCGCAACGAGCTGGGATATTCCCTCTTCACCCTTCCGGTGATTGGCGCGGTGAGCGCAACGGTCGCCGTTGACGGCGGCTGGCTGGAAAAAGACCGTCAGGACCGCTTTGCCTCCGGCACGTTGTGGGGCGCTTCGGTGGGACTGAACAGCGCAGGGCGCGGGTACAGCAGCCAGATTTCGGTCGGTACGCCCCTGCACTACCCCGACTGGCTCGGCCCGGATCATGTGAGCGTTAACTGGCGCATTGCCTTCATGCTTTAAGAGACTCTACGACTATGGATACCCGTCACCCACCCGTTCGTTTCTCGCAGCGTCTGATCAGCTGGATTGTCTGCGGTTTGATGGTCTGGCAGCCGATGGCACCTGCCGTCGCGGCGGCGCTTACGCCGACCGGGCAGACCACGGTCGATCGGGCGGGGAACGGGGTGCCGGTCGTCAACATCGCCACGCCCAACGGGGCGGGTATCTCGCATAACCAGTTCGGTGAGTATAACGTCGGCAAAGAGGGGCTTATCCTCAACAACGGCACGGACCGTTTAACCCGGACCCAGCTGGGCGGGCTTATCCAGAACAACCCCAACCTGCAGGCCGGGCGGGAAGCGAAAGGCATTATCAACGAAGTCACGGGCGCCAGCCGCTCGCAGCTGCAGGGCTATACGGAAGTCGCCGGTAAAGCAGCAAACGTCATGGTGGCCAACCCGTACGGCATTACCTGTAACGGGTGCGGATTTATCAACACCCCGAACGTCACCCTGACCACGGGGAAACCGCAGTTCGACGCCAGCGGTAACCTGCAGGCGCTGGAAGTGACGAAAGGCGCCATCACGGTTGAAGGCCAGGGGCTGGATGCCAGCAAGAGCGACGCGCTGTCGATTATTGCGCGCGCGACGGAAGTGAACGCCGCGATACATGCGAACGACCTGAAGGTGACGGCAGGGGCGAACCGCGTGGGCACGGACGGCAGCGTCAGGCCGATTGCCGGTGAGGGCGCCGCGCCCGTGGTGGCCGTGGATACCGGCGCGCTCGGCGGGATGTATGCGAACCGTATCCGCCTGGTCTCCAGCGAGACGGGCGTGGGGGTGAACCTCGGCAACCTCACCGCGCGCCAGGGCGATATTCAGCTGGACGCGGGCGGGAAACTGACGGTCACGAACAGCCTGGCCAGCGGCTCGATTACCGCGAACGGCGCGGGAGTGGTCCTCAACGGCAGCCATCAGGCCGGTGGCGCGCTGAATGTGGCCAGCTCGCAGGATGTGGAACTCAATAACAGCACGCTCGCCAGCCAGGGCGATATGCGCCTTTCCGCTACGGGGAAAGTGCAGACGACGGGCGGCGGGACAAACAGCGCGGGCGCGCTGTCGGTGAGCAGCGGGCAGGGGATGACGCTCAGCAATACCGCCCTGGTCTCCCGCGGCGCGGCGACGCTGGACAGTAAAGCTACCCTGACCGTCAACGGCGGCGGCGTGTCGGCTCAGGGCGGGGCGCTAACCGTCACGAGCAAACAGGGAATGGCGCTTGCGGATGCGACGCTGACGGGTCAGGCCGACACCACGCTGTCCACCGACGGCAGCCTGACGCAGCGCGGCGGCAGCGTCACCAGCAAAGGCGCGCTCAGCGTGACGGCCGGGAAAGATATCACGCTGACGAATACCCGCAGCGGTAGCGATACCCGCGCGACCCTCAGCAGCGGCGGCACGCTGTCATCCACGGCCAGTGCGGTCTCGGCAGGAGAGAATCTGGCCCTGAGCGGCGGGCAGCTGGTGCTGGACGGCCAGAGCCGGGCCGATGCCACGGGCGATGTCCGCCTGACGGGCAGCGCCGTCAGTAATCAGGGGCAGGTGAATGCGGGGCGTGACATTGCCCTCTCCGGCGACAGGGTGTCCAGCAGCGGCCAGCTGGCGGCGAAAGGCCACCTTGACGTGAACGCAGGAGAGCTGACAAACGGCGGCACGGTGCAGGGTAACGACGTCACCCTGAAGGGGCAGACGGTCACTAACAGCGGTACCCTGCAGAGCGCCGGCAACCTGGCGCTGAGCGTTGATACCCTGGAGCAGCGGGGCACGCTGAGCGCGAAAGGCAATGCGAACGTCACGGCGCAGCAGGCCCTGCGTAACAGCGGCAGCCTGCTGGCTGATGGGGCGATGAGCGTGACGGCAGACGCGCTTGAGCAGAACGGCACCCTGTCCGGCGCGACGGCGCTGACGGCGCAGGCCGGCACCCTGACCAGCGGTCAGGCGTCCCGTACCACCAGCCAGGGCAATGTACAGATTTCCGCGACCCGCAGCGCCAGCCTGAACGGGCAGACGGACGCGGCGGGGGCCTTAACCGTCAGCACCGGCGACCTGACCACCGGCCGGGATGCGCATCTGCAGAGCGGGCAGGGGCTTACCCTGCAGGCGCAGAATGCCGCGCTGAACGGCACGCAGGCGGCGAAGGGTGCTCTGTCGGTGACGGCGGGCACGATTGCGCACGCCGGGAAATCCACCGGTAACGCGCTGAGTTTTAACGCAACCGGCGACCTGACCAGCGGCGGAGAGCTTACCGCCAGCGCCATCGCGCTCAGCGGACAGAACATCCTCCAGTCCGGCGTCGCAAAAGCGGATCGCATGACCCTGACGGCTCCTGACCGCATCACCAGCAGCGGTACGCTGGTTGCCGGTACGCTGGCGCTGGACGCTGCCTCGGTGGAGAACAGCGGGTTGCTGCAGGGGACCACCCTGCTCGGCCTGAAGACCGGGTCACTCACAAACCTCGCGGGCGGATCGGTCTACAGCACGCAGGATTTAACGCTGAACCTTCCGGTGCTGTCTAACAGCGGGCTTATCACCACCGACGGCACGCTGCGCCTCCGGGGCGACACGCTGACAAACCAGGGAGAAATCAACGGCGTCAGCCTGAGCAGCGACTACCTCAGCCTGACCAACACCGATACCGGACGCCTGCTGGCGGACGACCGGCTCACCCTTAACGGCACTGCGTTTGCTAACGCGGGCAATATTGCGGCCAGCGACCTGCACATCACGGCGAACAGCCTGCAAAACCAGGGCACCGTCGAGGGGGACTCGGCGCTGACGCTCGGCGTGGCAGACCTCACTAACCGTGGCGCGCTGCGCAGCAGCGGAACGCTGACGCTCGGCGGCGACACGCTGGTCAACAGCGGCGAGCTCAGCGCCACCACGCTGCTGCTGAACCTGACCCGACAGGCCAGCAACGATGCCGACGGGCGGGTGATTGCCCGGAACGGCCTGACGCTGACCACCGCCAGCCTGACGAACAGCGGGCTGATGGCCGGCACCGACGCGCAGTTTAACAGCGCGTCGGTGACCAACGGCGGCACGCTGCAGGGGACACATTCCCTCACGGCGACCGGGACACAGCTCAGCAACCAGCAGGCGGGCATGCTCCTCTCCGGCGGCGCGCTCGACCTGCACCACACCACCCTGAACAACGCCGGGCTGCTGCAGGGCAACACCCTGAACCTGGCCACCGGTGAGTGGATGAATACCGGTAACGCGCTGGGGGAAGCGGGCGTGACGGCGGCGGTAACCGGCACGCTGACCAACAGCGGTAAGGTGCTCAGCCAGCAGGCGCTGGACGTCCAGGCCGACAGGACCGATAACCGGGGCCAGCTGCTGGCGAAAGTGCTGACCCTGCGGGGCGACCTGCAGAACAGCGGCCTGCTTCAGGGCAGCAGCACGCTGGCCTGGTCCGGGAACACCTTCACGAACCAGCCTCAGGGCCAGGTGACGGGCGGCGAGACCCTGACGCTCAGCGGACAAACCCTCAGCAACGCGGGCAGCCTTCAGGGGCGCAGCGCGACGCTTGACGCCGTGAGCCTGAACAACCAGGGCAGCGTTCAGACGCTGGATGCCCTGACGCTTTCCGCGACCGGCAGGCTGGATAACACGGGCGCCCTGCTCAGCCAGAACCTGTTCACGCTGACGGCGGCGCAGCTGTTCAACGACGGCCAGCTGGCCGGGAAAGCCCTCACGGTGAAGGCTGCGCAGCTGAACAACACCGGGATCCTTCAGGGTAACGACACGCTGGCGCTGACCACCCGCGCGCTGAGCAACGGTGCCACCGGTCAGCTGGTGAGCGGCAGTCCTCTGAACGTATCCCTCGACACGCTCGATAACGCCGGCCTGCTGCTGGTGAAGGGCGGGTTCACCCTGCGGGGCAGCGACCTGACGAACCGGGGCGATATTCAGGCGCAGAGCCTGGATTTGGGCCTGAGCAATGCCCTGACCAACACGGGGAACATCATTGCCACCGACAATGCCGCGCTTAACGCGACGACGCTGACCAGCAGCGGCACGGTGGCGGGCAAAACGCTGACAGCAGGCGGTACTGAGCTGCGCAACAGCGGCCTGATGCAGGGCAGCAACGCGGTTAACGCCACCGCCGACCGCTTTATCAACGAGCTGAACGGTAAATGGCTCTCCGGCGGCGGCTTTACGCTGGCGGGCGGACAGCTGACGAACGCCGGTACGCTGCAGGGCGCCACGCTGGGCATGACCGGCACCACCCTCACCAACAGCGGCACGGTGAACGGGCAGACGGGACTCAGCGGCACGCTCAGCGGGGCGTTAACGAATACCGGGCTGCTGCAGAGCGGCGGCGCGACCGCCTTCACCGCGGATACCCTGGCGAACCCGGGGCGCATCACGGGCGGTACGCTGTCCCTCACCGCCCGCGATATGAACAACGGCGGGCTGATGCAGGGAACGAACGGCCTGGCGCTCACCGGCACCACGCTGACCACGGGCGCGACCTCGCGCACCCTCTCCGGCGGCATGCTGACGCTGGATGCAGGCCAGCTGACCACGCAGGGCACGCTGCAGGGGAACGGCGCGGACATCCGCGCCAGCGACTGGACGCACGGCGGGTCTCTGCTCAGCCAGGGAACGCTGACGGCCACGACCGGCGGCACGCTGACCTCAGCCGGCTCGCTGATGAGCCAGGGCCGGGCGGATATCACCGCCCAGACGCTGGATAACCGCGGGCAGCTCCTCAGCGAGGGCGATGTGACGCTCGGCGGCAGCACGCTTAAAAACAGCGGTACCGTGCAGGGGAACACCCTCTCGCTGCGTCAAAGCAGCATTAACAACCAGGGCACCCTGACCGGTCTGCAGAGCCTGACCGTTCAGGGTCAGCAGCGGCTGATGGCGCGCATGGCGATGGCCGCGCCGCAGCAGGAGCTGATGAACGGCGCAGGCGGCAAGCTTCTCACCCAGGGTACTCTGACGATTGCGTCCGGGGCTGTGACCAACGCCGGCAGCTGGCAGGCACAGAATATTCTGCTTAACGCCCGGTCGCTCACCAACAGCGGCGCGGTGCAGAGCGCCGGTGCGCTGCAGATGACGCTGGCCGATACGCTCACCGGAACCGCAGGCAGCAGGATCACCGCGCTGGGTGCGGCGACGCTGCAGGCCGCGACGCTGGCGAACCAGGGGCAGTGGGCGGCGAAAAACCTGACGCTGACAGGCGGTACGCTCAGCAACAGCGGCGCCATCAGCGGCGTGAATGGTCTGACCCTCAGCCAGACCGGCGCGGTCAGCCA harbors:
- the nlpA gene encoding lipoprotein NlpA → MKRRLGALVLAGLLLAGCDQSGSDAKHIKVGVINGAEQDVAEVAKKVAKEKYGLDVELVGFSGSLLPNDATNQGELDANVFQHRPFLAEDNKAHGYKLVAVANTFVFPMAGYSRKIKSVSGLKDGATIAIPNDPTNLGRALLLLQKEKLITLKPDTGLLPTALDITANPKQLKIMELEGAQLPRVLDDPKVDVAIISTTYIQQTGLSPVHDSVFIEDKNSPYVNIVVTREDNKDAENVKEFIQSYQSPEVAKAAETIFNGGAVPGW
- a CDS encoding MBL fold metallo-hydrolase codes for the protein MNITHIRNATQLITYAGKRFLIDPMLAPQGAYPGFPGTAHAERRNPTVELPVDVNTLLDADAVIVTHTHDDHWDRAAAELIAKDKPIYVQNERDAALLRSQGFSNLTVMTDATTFGDIRIAKTHGGQHGTDRAYAVPELAERLGEACGVVLRHPDEKTLYLAGDTVWRDEVAADLQKHQPDVVVLNAGYAHVIGFGPIIMGQEDVLNVHFLLPQANIVASHMEAINHCLLTRSALREYVEANQVSDAVSIPEDGETVIF
- a CDS encoding GlxA family transcriptional regulator; translation: MSLVNVAIVAVDGFSPFHYSVPCILFGDSVSGEKRFNVTICAETPGFLTSKDGFALNATQDFTAIGQADIVVVPYWQHVLERPPQTLLDSLVQARDHGAEIVGLCLGAFVLAWAGILDGKRAATHWEFERQFQSLFPNVQLDINALYVDDGNIITSAGTAAALDCCLYIIRQRFGSVVANQIARRMIVPPHREGGQAQFIAQPVPKDTRDGRINCLIDYLQQHITEQHSLDSLAEVVSMSRRTLTRHFVNATGMSVADWLTAERLRRSQILLEAGNMPIERVAELVGFNSAVTWRQQFKARFGVSPAEWRKTFRLHA
- a CDS encoding ShlB/FhaC/HecB family hemolysin secretion/activation protein yields the protein MNSAEIKIRIISLVNYAVAILLFSLFSARVSAAPLSPADRDSIQQQQQQLLLQNQQQREELERSIPRPAPARPLPVTGSGPCFTIHTITLSGATLISPKNRQTLVAPWQGRCLDMAKITELLAHISDWYISRGYITSRAFLTEQDLSGGQLNIVVLEGRLEAIRLEGETPRMLKMAFPGRVGGILNLRDIEQGMEQINRLRTDPVQIEILPGTQAGYSIVNLTAKPEFPLSASVSLDNSGQKSTGEDQLSGVLTANNMLGLADKWFVSGGRSSDFASAYDAQNFQAGVSVPFGYGLLDYSYAWSNYRTTISNQGFNWLSTGDTKTHRLNASWVVFRNGEVKTGIAAGVVQRSSRNWLNDAPLQSSTRNLSSLILGITHTQKMLGGVATFNPTWSHGMPWFNAETDEDKSGDMPRAEFRKWSLNASFQRPIARNAWWLTSAYGQWSPDRLYGSERLTLGGESSVRGFKEQYLSGDNGGYWRNELGYSLFTLPVIGAVSATVAVDGGWLEKDRQDRFASGTLWGASVGLNSAGRGYSSQISVGTPLHYPDWLGPDHVSVNWRIAFML